The following proteins are encoded in a genomic region of Opitutus sp.:
- a CDS encoding glycosyltransferase family 61 protein, producing the protein MENPLVGQTLKTVPIRLPRKLDRFLHDAFSGFSRCCAPQIKFTDQSMKINCERLFNPAEETKWANSFEDNYYSNQTLRVSSHAPTRLLELQNIYVTGSEAFIFSDSHTVLRLCASLDKHPISKIRRPVRPLALRIDEPVFLLGGRAPGNRGHFLVEHLPRILLAHQRMGKEFPRKVLVTPGHGGWQREYLNAFGFTGNEVIEASPGTTWCRQAWTVPNLSRTGIAELCPPELYIEMVRRLGLPSAKPASQRSSIFITRKDAPGRRLANEDEIYSIAQRFLPEIRRVSLSGLSVEKQVNLFNEAKIVIGPHSQAFRGTLYARDAIIIQLVPGHRSHDNEYRFWADNYSLIGTLNNNHPVSLYSEDSHAGAADNEYPAQRFTVELPELLAGATKHAL; encoded by the coding sequence TTGGAAAACCCTCTGGTTGGCCAAACGCTGAAAACAGTGCCCATCCGCCTACCACGTAAACTTGACCGCTTTCTGCATGACGCCTTCTCCGGCTTCAGTCGCTGCTGTGCACCACAGATCAAATTTACTGACCAATCGATGAAGATTAACTGCGAGCGTCTTTTCAACCCCGCAGAAGAAACCAAATGGGCCAACTCATTCGAGGATAATTATTACTCAAACCAGACCCTTCGCGTCTCCTCCCATGCACCAACTCGCCTATTGGAGCTACAAAACATTTACGTCACAGGAAGCGAAGCGTTTATTTTTTCCGACTCGCATACAGTCCTGCGACTTTGTGCCAGTTTGGATAAGCACCCTATCAGCAAAATTCGCCGTCCCGTCCGTCCGTTAGCCCTCCGCATCGACGAACCTGTGTTTCTGCTAGGCGGACGAGCGCCCGGTAACCGCGGGCACTTTTTAGTCGAACACCTACCGCGTATCCTATTGGCGCACCAACGTATGGGCAAAGAATTCCCTCGTAAGGTTCTGGTCACTCCCGGCCACGGCGGATGGCAACGGGAATACCTCAATGCGTTTGGATTCACTGGTAACGAAGTCATAGAGGCCAGCCCTGGCACGACTTGGTGCCGCCAAGCGTGGACCGTTCCCAATCTCAGTCGCACCGGCATCGCAGAATTATGCCCTCCGGAACTTTACATCGAAATGGTCAGGCGACTCGGACTACCCTCGGCAAAACCAGCTTCGCAACGATCCTCGATCTTCATTACACGTAAAGACGCTCCCGGCCGCCGCTTAGCAAATGAAGATGAAATCTATTCTATAGCGCAGCGATTCCTGCCTGAAATTCGACGCGTATCGCTCTCAGGCCTAAGTGTGGAAAAACAAGTAAATCTTTTTAATGAGGCTAAGATTGTGATCGGGCCTCACAGCCAGGCATTCCGTGGAACTCTCTATGCTCGCGACGCAATTATCATCCAACTCGTCCCTGGACACCGTTCCCACGACAACGAATACCGATTCTGGGCCGACAACTACAGCCTGATTGGCACCCTCAATAATAACCACCCGGTCTCACTTTATTCGGAAGATTCGCATGCTGGCGCCGCTGACAACGAATACCCAGCCCAGCGCTTCACCGTCGAATTGCCCGAGCTACTTGCCGGTGCCACTAAGCACGCCTTGTAA
- a CDS encoding alpha-1,2-fucosyltransferase produces the protein MGGLGNQLFIYAAARSLALRTGRELKLDLINGFAEDTFGRSYLLDRFPIQATMATADEVNLYYLNSKSLRRQRKLNRYLPCAWKNYYEERSLFDLSLTTFKPRRAQVYLEGYWQRESYFTFHSFQIREELRPQVMLSAVDQFLATQIEQSESVSLHIRRNDYAHVLGIGYYERAIKHMRSIVKKPVFFIFSDNPAWAKTHIPSAADVIHVDSNTTPSGAVTDLHLMSCCRHHIIANSTFSWWGAWLAAHNKQKVVAPAHWGYRAAPAMNWTVIPN, from the coding sequence ATGGGCGGGCTGGGCAACCAGCTCTTTATCTATGCCGCGGCCCGCTCCCTCGCCCTCCGCACCGGCCGTGAACTCAAGCTCGACCTCATTAACGGGTTTGCCGAGGACACCTTCGGTAGATCCTACCTATTGGACCGATTTCCGATCCAAGCAACCATGGCAACCGCAGACGAAGTAAATCTTTACTATTTAAACAGCAAAAGCTTACGCCGACAAAGGAAACTCAACCGTTACCTTCCCTGCGCTTGGAAGAACTATTACGAAGAACGCAGCCTATTTGACCTTAGTCTGACTACGTTTAAGCCTCGTCGAGCCCAAGTATATTTGGAAGGTTATTGGCAACGAGAGTCCTACTTCACATTCCACTCATTTCAAATTCGTGAAGAGTTACGCCCTCAAGTTATGCTGTCGGCGGTTGACCAATTTCTAGCTACCCAAATTGAACAATCTGAAAGTGTCAGCCTACACATTCGCCGTAATGATTATGCGCACGTACTGGGCATTGGTTATTACGAACGAGCGATTAAGCACATGCGATCAATAGTAAAAAAACCAGTGTTTTTCATTTTCTCCGATAACCCAGCTTGGGCGAAAACCCATATACCATCAGCTGCAGACGTAATCCACGTTGACAGCAACACCACTCCCTCAGGAGCGGTAACAGATCTACATCTCATGAGCTGTTGCCGCCATCACATCATCGCCAACAGCACGTTCAGTTGGTGGGGCGCGTGGCTAGCGGCACACAACAAGCAAAAGGTGGTAGCTCCTGCTCATTGGGGTTACCGAGCCGCACCGGCAATGAACTGGACTGTCATTCCAAATTAA
- a CDS encoding glycosyltransferase family 61 protein, whose product MSPVSLHLRVVRKIERLIHEAWAAWCGKFGPKLKITTNPPPACNRNVIRAASQTKWVETLESAFYCDTKNHIIVRHPEVSICNLKEVSIIGRESFLFTAPHELLRLDSSMDNSPIKKIRRPIGFISRRIEGPVVSLGSRYTDNHYHFLFEHLPLILLAREFIGTASELNILITPGQSCWQTEYLAKLGEQPKKIIELSYGTLQCEDAWVIPNHPLTERSLPFESKVYQEIVRLLKIGVNPKRRNRSIFITRKDASRRRLKNEDEIFSLLQQTHPNLERIALSRISLHEQITLFTEACFIIGPAGQAFRNVLFCEGALCVELVPGHRTSGNIYHEWISTTTHLALTHGNRYLPLSADEDYQQDESDWTFPLDKIRSSMDRLHKLGESGV is encoded by the coding sequence ATGTCACCGGTTAGCCTACACCTCCGCGTCGTCAGGAAAATTGAACGCTTAATTCATGAAGCTTGGGCCGCTTGGTGTGGCAAATTTGGCCCAAAGCTTAAAATCACCACAAATCCGCCGCCTGCTTGTAATCGCAACGTAATCCGTGCTGCATCCCAAACAAAATGGGTTGAAACCCTTGAATCGGCTTTTTATTGCGATACTAAAAACCATATTATAGTAAGACATCCAGAAGTCTCAATCTGTAACCTTAAGGAAGTATCCATTATCGGCCGCGAGTCTTTCTTATTCACCGCCCCCCATGAGTTGCTCCGGCTCGATAGCAGTATGGACAATTCTCCTATTAAAAAAATACGCCGACCTATAGGGTTTATTTCTCGACGCATAGAGGGTCCTGTCGTATCATTGGGAAGCCGCTATACCGACAACCACTACCATTTCCTTTTCGAGCATTTGCCACTCATTCTTCTTGCCCGTGAGTTTATCGGAACAGCTAGCGAATTAAACATCCTGATAACCCCTGGACAATCATGCTGGCAAACGGAGTACCTGGCCAAACTAGGTGAGCAACCGAAGAAAATCATAGAATTGTCCTACGGAACACTTCAATGCGAGGATGCCTGGGTTATACCGAATCATCCGCTAACTGAACGATCACTACCATTTGAGTCAAAAGTATATCAAGAAATAGTACGTCTCTTGAAGATTGGGGTAAACCCAAAACGAAGAAATAGAAGCATCTTCATAACGCGAAAAGACGCTTCTCGTCGACGCCTAAAAAATGAAGATGAAATCTTCTCCCTGCTCCAACAAACACACCCTAATTTAGAGCGTATTGCACTTAGCCGTATTTCACTTCACGAGCAAATCACACTTTTTACGGAGGCTTGTTTTATTATTGGACCAGCTGGGCAGGCGTTCCGTAATGTTCTTTTTTGCGAGGGCGCATTATGTGTAGAACTCGTGCCGGGACATCGCACCTCAGGAAATATTTACCATGAGTGGATTTCTACCACAACACACCTTGCCCTGACTCATGGCAATCGATACCTCCCGCTTAGCGCCGATGAGGATTACCAGCAAGATGAAAGTGATTGGACCTTCCCTCTTGATAAAATAAGGAGCAGCATGGATAGATTACATAAACTTGGTGAATCAGGGGTTTAA
- a CDS encoding response regulator: MQEPNPIHILLLEDDPAHAELARRALIDAGIIFVITRVETRAGFEGQLNDTAPDIILSDYRLPTFDGLEALRIVQGAAFNIPFIFVTGTMGEEVAIETLKIGATDYVLKTHLARLGPSVRRALSEALERRERHEAEVKLLQSNEQLRALTAHLQQVREQECIRIARQVHDELGQALTGLKLDLSWLVSEVISTNEELGKKVQALADGIDATIQIVRQISTDLRPGVLDNLGLIAAIEWQANDFQLRTGVRCTTTIMVDETMWGQEFSTTFFRIFQETLTNIIRHAAATQVEVVIAVDAGRLVLIVRDNGSGITEAAIASVKSIGLVGIRERAALLGGAAVFSGGPGLGTIVTVSIPLTSADRQWGQTP; the protein is encoded by the coding sequence ATGCAAGAGCCCAACCCCATTCACATTCTGCTACTGGAGGACGACCCCGCCCACGCCGAACTGGCCCGCCGCGCCCTGATCGACGCCGGTATCATTTTTGTGATCACGCGGGTCGAAACCCGTGCGGGGTTCGAAGGGCAACTCAACGACACCGCGCCGGACATCATCCTTTCGGACTACCGCCTACCCACCTTCGACGGTTTAGAAGCCCTGCGAATCGTGCAAGGCGCGGCGTTCAACATCCCCTTTATTTTCGTTACCGGAACCATGGGTGAAGAGGTAGCCATTGAGACGCTTAAAATCGGTGCCACCGACTACGTGCTCAAAACCCACCTGGCGCGCCTCGGCCCCTCGGTGCGACGGGCGCTCAGTGAAGCCCTGGAGCGCCGCGAGCGGCACGAGGCGGAAGTCAAACTCCTCCAATCCAACGAACAACTGCGCGCCCTCACCGCGCACCTCCAGCAGGTGCGCGAGCAGGAGTGCATCCGGATCGCCCGCCAGGTCCACGATGAGCTCGGCCAGGCCCTCACCGGCCTCAAACTGGACCTGTCGTGGCTGGTCAGCGAAGTGATCAGCACCAATGAGGAGCTCGGGAAAAAGGTGCAGGCCCTGGCCGATGGCATCGACGCCACCATCCAAATCGTGCGCCAAATCAGCACAGACCTACGCCCAGGCGTGCTCGACAACCTCGGCCTGATCGCGGCCATCGAGTGGCAAGCCAACGATTTTCAACTGCGCACGGGGGTTCGCTGCACCACCACAATCATGGTCGACGAGACGATGTGGGGGCAGGAATTCTCCACGACGTTTTTCCGCATTTTTCAGGAAACCCTCACCAACATTATCCGCCACGCCGCCGCAACCCAGGTCGAGGTGGTCATAGCCGTGGATGCCGGGCGGCTCGTGCTGATCGTGCGCGACAATGGGAGCGGCATCACCGAGGCGGCTATCGCGAGCGTCAAATCCATTGGTCTGGTCGGCATTCGTGAACGCGCAGCGTTATTGGGCGGGGCGGCGGTTTTTTCCGGCGGCCCGGGGCTGGGCACGATCGTCACCGTCAGCATCCCGCTCACCTCCGCCGACCGTCAATGGGGTCAAACACCATGA
- a CDS encoding response regulator transcription factor: MGSNTMRILIADDHAVVRQGLKQILAAEFKQAVFGEASTGQQALELAWRENWDVLVLDITMPGQNGLDVLKAIKKSRPRLPVLMLSMHPEDQFAVRMLKIGAAGYMTKESAPAELVGAVKKVISGGRYVSPALAEKMAAYLAIDVQTAPHERLSDREFVVLRLIASGKTVSAIAQELSLSVKTVSTYRTRILEKTGMQNSAELTHYAIQNQLVK, from the coding sequence ATGGGGTCAAACACCATGAGAATCCTCATCGCCGACGATCACGCCGTGGTCAGGCAGGGGCTTAAACAAATCCTTGCCGCCGAGTTCAAGCAGGCCGTTTTCGGCGAGGCGAGCACCGGGCAACAGGCCCTGGAGCTGGCTTGGCGGGAAAACTGGGACGTGCTGGTGCTCGACATCACCATGCCTGGGCAAAACGGATTGGACGTACTCAAGGCGATCAAGAAGTCGCGCCCGCGACTGCCGGTGTTGATGCTGAGCATGCATCCCGAGGATCAGTTTGCGGTGCGCATGCTCAAGATCGGCGCCGCCGGCTACATGACCAAGGAAAGCGCGCCGGCGGAGCTGGTCGGGGCGGTAAAAAAAGTAATTTCAGGCGGGCGTTACGTGAGCCCGGCCCTCGCCGAAAAAATGGCCGCCTACCTCGCCATCGACGTGCAAACCGCCCCCCACGAACGGCTCTCCGACCGCGAGTTCGTGGTGTTGCGCCTCATCGCCTCGGGCAAAACCGTCAGCGCGATTGCCCAAGAGCTTTCACTGAGCGTCAAGACGGTCAGCACCTACCGCACCCGCATACTTGAGAAGACGGGGATGCAAAACAGTGCGGAACTCACCCACTACGCCATTCAAAACCAGCTGGTTAAGTGA
- a CDS encoding ATP-binding protein, translating into MKTEPEKTDLLKDQLKYLKLGYLLRHHGELTAEAAKARCSHAEFLRRLVQAETQDRQIRALERRIQAARFPVKKTVDQFQWDWPKELNEAQVRHLFELGFVKERTNAVFCGGVGLGKTHLASALGYAACQAGYTVLFTTAVDAINALVTAQSLHRLQAELKRYMTPAVLVLDEVGYLPLDKSGADLLFQIVSQRYERGSLIVTTNKAYKHWAGIFNNDAGITAAILDRLLHRAQTVVIEGKSYRMKDRLADEPAS; encoded by the coding sequence ATGAAAACAGAACCCGAAAAAACCGATTTATTAAAAGATCAACTCAAGTACCTGAAACTCGGTTACCTGCTGCGCCACCACGGCGAACTCACGGCCGAGGCGGCCAAGGCGCGCTGTTCGCACGCCGAATTTTTACGCCGACTGGTGCAGGCCGAGACCCAGGACCGCCAGATCCGGGCGCTGGAGCGGCGCATCCAGGCAGCGCGCTTCCCGGTCAAGAAAACCGTCGACCAGTTCCAGTGGGACTGGCCCAAGGAGTTGAACGAAGCGCAGGTGCGGCACCTCTTCGAACTGGGCTTTGTCAAGGAGCGCACCAACGCGGTGTTTTGCGGTGGTGTGGGGCTTGGGAAGACACATCTCGCGAGCGCGTTGGGCTACGCGGCGTGCCAGGCGGGCTACACGGTGCTGTTTACGACGGCGGTGGACGCGATCAACGCCCTGGTCACCGCCCAGTCCCTGCACCGGTTGCAAGCCGAGTTGAAGCGTTACATGACCCCTGCGGTGCTCGTGCTCGATGAGGTCGGCTACCTGCCGCTCGACAAGTCGGGGGCCGACCTGCTCTTCCAGATCGTCAGCCAACGCTACGAACGCGGCTCGCTGATCGTCACCACCAACAAGGCCTACAAACACTGGGCAGGGATCTTTAACAACGACGCTGGCATCACCGCGGCGATCCTGGACCGCCTACTGCACCGGGCCCAGACCGTCGTCATCGAGGGCAAATCCTACCGCATGAAAGACCGCCTGGCCGACGAACCTGCAAGCTGA
- a CDS encoding IS21 family transposase produces the protein MIDYELYCRIKQAEAAGHSAPQIARSLQLHVQTVRRWQAQEKYVRSQAAQVPRPSKLDVHKPAIARWLEAHPFTAMQLWQKVRERGYTGGYSILKDYVRRVRPRNLEAFLTLKFAPGQTAQVDWGSFGAVEVDGTRRALSFFVMVLGYSRFLHVEFTLGQGQEWWLGCHRRAFEKLGGVPREVMVDNCKTAVLSHVPGTDPVYNAQYLDFARHYGFTIKACGPGHPQSKGMVENAVGYVKKSFLGGRQMNGFTELGPAASLWLETVANVRVHAETQGRPVDRLPEERAALLPLNPVASPAVRTLSVRASRRCRVSIETNRYSVPTKFAGALLTAQIEGAQVRFYADRTLVAEHARSFARRADVENPEHVRELEERKRQGARQRLRLRFLELSPAAPAYQRGLEERRLNAGHHLATIVGLVALYGTEAVGRAIESAHELGAYSSDYILNLLEQRARALPQAGPIHLTRADALAALELELRPPDLSPYTQ, from the coding sequence GTGATCGATTACGAACTGTATTGCCGGATAAAACAGGCGGAGGCGGCCGGTCACAGTGCGCCGCAAATCGCCCGCTCGCTCCAGTTGCACGTGCAGACGGTGAGGCGCTGGCAGGCGCAGGAAAAGTACGTGCGCAGCCAGGCCGCGCAGGTGCCTAGGCCAAGCAAGCTCGACGTGCACAAGCCGGCGATCGCGCGCTGGCTGGAGGCCCATCCGTTCACCGCCATGCAGCTCTGGCAAAAGGTGCGCGAGCGGGGGTACACGGGCGGGTATTCAATTTTGAAAGACTACGTGCGGCGGGTGCGGCCGAGGAACCTGGAGGCGTTTCTTACCCTCAAGTTTGCCCCCGGCCAGACCGCGCAGGTGGACTGGGGCAGTTTTGGCGCGGTGGAGGTGGACGGCACCCGGCGGGCTTTAAGTTTTTTCGTCATGGTTTTGGGGTACAGCCGGTTCCTGCATGTGGAATTTACCCTCGGGCAGGGCCAGGAGTGGTGGCTGGGCTGTCACCGGCGCGCCTTTGAAAAACTCGGCGGGGTGCCGCGCGAGGTGATGGTGGACAACTGCAAGACGGCCGTCCTCTCGCATGTGCCCGGGACCGACCCGGTGTACAACGCCCAGTACCTGGACTTTGCCCGGCACTACGGGTTTACGATAAAAGCGTGCGGGCCGGGGCATCCGCAGTCCAAGGGCATGGTGGAAAACGCGGTGGGTTACGTGAAAAAAAGCTTCCTTGGCGGGCGGCAGATGAACGGGTTTACCGAGCTGGGGCCGGCCGCCAGCTTGTGGCTGGAAACGGTGGCCAACGTGCGCGTTCACGCTGAAACCCAGGGCCGGCCGGTGGACCGGCTGCCCGAGGAGCGCGCTGCGCTCCTGCCGCTTAACCCGGTGGCCAGTCCGGCGGTGCGCACCTTAAGCGTGCGGGCGTCGCGGCGGTGCCGGGTGAGTATCGAAACGAACCGCTACTCGGTGCCCACGAAGTTTGCCGGGGCGCTACTCACCGCGCAGATCGAGGGGGCGCAGGTGAGGTTTTATGCGGACCGCACCCTGGTGGCCGAGCATGCCCGCAGTTTTGCCCGCCGCGCCGATGTGGAAAACCCCGAGCATGTGCGCGAACTCGAGGAGCGCAAACGGCAGGGGGCGCGGCAGCGCCTGCGGCTACGGTTTTTGGAACTGAGCCCGGCGGCACCCGCCTACCAACGGGGGCTGGAGGAGCGCCGGCTCAACGCGGGACACCACCTGGCGACTATCGTGGGTTTGGTGGCCCTGTATGGAACGGAGGCAGTCGGCCGGGCGATCGAAAGCGCCCATGAACTCGGCGCCTACTCCAGCGATTACATCCTCAACTTGCTCGAACAACGCGCGCGGGCCTTGCCGCAAGCCGGGCCGATCCACCTCACCCGCGCCGACGCGTTGGCCGCACTGGAACTCGAACTGCGTCCCCCGGATTTAAGCCCCTATACCCAATGA
- a CDS encoding response regulator: MNSPEPVVLIADDCETDVMLMRSVFRGAGFTQPLQFAHDGEEAMAYLRGDGAYRNRDQFPLPCVLLLDLNRLRKNGFDVLAWQQGQPELKRLPVYILSASSRPEDIERAYDLGAHAYLVKPCSLDSLALVAKQLFAWIKINHYAA, encoded by the coding sequence ATGAACAGCCCCGAACCGGTGGTGCTCATTGCCGACGACTGCGAAACCGACGTGATGCTGATGCGTTCGGTTTTTCGGGGCGCGGGCTTTACCCAACCGCTCCAATTTGCGCACGACGGAGAGGAGGCCATGGCCTACCTGCGCGGTGACGGGGCCTACCGCAACCGTGACCAGTTTCCCCTGCCCTGCGTCCTTCTGCTCGACCTGAACAGGCTCCGCAAAAACGGCTTCGACGTACTTGCCTGGCAGCAGGGCCAACCCGAGCTCAAACGCCTGCCCGTCTATATCCTCAGTGCGTCCAGTCGGCCTGAAGACATCGAACGCGCCTACGATTTGGGCGCCCATGCCTACCTGGTAAAACCCTGCAGCCTCGATTCACTTGCCCTGGTCGCGAAACAGCTCTTTGCGTGGATCAAAATCAACCACTACGCAGCGTAG
- a CDS encoding DUF268 domain-containing protein yields MITLRNLRKLIRHLSHDPAEALWFIRCYRTWQRSAPDEWKADVNELRPILGDRKSSAGSARGHYFLQDIWAAQHVYKYQSTCHVDIASRLDGFVGHVVSFCPVEYVDIRPLDAQVPGLSWVSGTICELPYPDQSVSSLSCLHVIEHIGLGRYGDPIDPKSWKLALSELARVLAPGGQLLIGTPCGKSRTVFHAHRVFSPAQIIDALPELKLVEFSIIKDDSAVKWDPFSKIEDAQNLNYGCGLFRFTRNQLNSCIARL; encoded by the coding sequence ATGATTACCCTACGCAATTTACGGAAATTAATCCGCCACTTATCACATGATCCAGCCGAAGCTCTTTGGTTTATTCGTTGTTATCGCACATGGCAGCGCTCAGCACCCGATGAATGGAAGGCCGATGTGAATGAACTCCGGCCCATATTAGGTGATCGAAAGTCGTCTGCTGGCTCAGCACGCGGACACTATTTCCTGCAAGACATATGGGCGGCCCAGCATGTCTACAAATATCAATCTACGTGCCATGTTGATATAGCCAGTCGCCTTGATGGTTTCGTCGGGCACGTAGTTAGTTTTTGTCCGGTCGAATATGTTGATATTCGCCCGCTGGATGCGCAAGTACCGGGACTTTCATGGGTAAGTGGAACCATATGCGAGCTGCCATATCCTGATCAATCCGTAAGCAGCTTAAGCTGCCTCCATGTAATAGAACACATTGGCTTGGGTCGATATGGAGATCCTATTGACCCCAAAAGCTGGAAATTGGCCCTTTCTGAACTAGCCCGCGTACTTGCTCCCGGTGGCCAGCTTTTGATTGGAACGCCCTGCGGTAAATCTCGGACTGTTTTTCACGCACACCGAGTGTTTTCACCCGCTCAAATCATCGACGCGTTGCCCGAACTCAAACTAGTAGAGTTTTCAATCATAAAGGACGACTCGGCAGTAAAGTGGGACCCTTTTTCAAAAATTGAAGATGCGCAGAACCTGAATTACGGGTGTGGCCTATTTCGGTTCACGCGTAATCAACTGAATTCATGCATTGCCCGCCTATAA
- a CDS encoding PAS domain S-box protein, whose amino-acid sequence MSTAVSSRSEIRYRRLFETAYDGIVIIDPETRKIIDVNPYLLALLGYSYAEFVGKELFELGLPAHANASKAAFQELQAIGYVRYEDLPLRAKDGRRVEVEFVCNLYMEGDHPVIQCNIRDISARKKTEAAMRDLQEQLTRYTVELENTVQFRTSELRLSIAQLESFAHSISHDLRAPLRTLQGFSQLLLEEHCDQLNHQGQDYARFIQAAARTMDHLLCDLLAFSRINQEKIELSTVPLEAVVRDALAVCETPINQSRARIEISTPFFDVLAHPATLQRVLANLISNAVKFVKVHPPIVRIRAEDRPGGFVRIWVEDNGIGIPAEFQERIFNVFKRLHTTAYSGTGIGLAVVKKGVERMGGRVGLISTPTQGSRFWVELCRAQPGNGVNQPLASLP is encoded by the coding sequence ATGTCCACCGCCGTCTCCTCCCGCTCGGAAATCCGTTACCGCCGCCTCTTTGAAACGGCCTATGACGGCATCGTCATCATCGACCCGGAGACACGCAAAATCATCGATGTTAACCCCTACCTGCTCGCCCTGCTCGGCTACAGTTACGCGGAATTCGTCGGCAAGGAGCTCTTTGAACTTGGGCTGCCTGCCCATGCCAACGCCAGCAAGGCGGCATTCCAGGAGCTGCAGGCCATCGGCTATGTGCGTTATGAGGACCTGCCGCTGCGCGCCAAGGACGGGCGACGCGTCGAGGTGGAATTCGTGTGCAACCTTTACATGGAGGGCGACCACCCGGTCATCCAGTGCAACATCCGAGACATCTCCGCGCGCAAGAAAACCGAGGCAGCCATGCGCGACCTGCAGGAGCAACTCACCCGCTACACCGTGGAACTGGAAAACACCGTCCAGTTCCGCACTTCGGAGCTGCGCCTGAGCATCGCGCAACTGGAGAGCTTCGCCCACTCGATCTCGCACGATTTACGCGCCCCGCTGCGCACCCTGCAGGGCTTTTCCCAGCTCCTACTCGAGGAGCACTGTGATCAGCTCAACCACCAGGGCCAGGACTACGCCCGCTTCATCCAAGCGGCGGCGCGAACCATGGACCACCTGCTCTGCGACCTGCTGGCGTTTAGCCGCATCAACCAGGAGAAAATCGAGCTGTCCACCGTGCCCCTGGAAGCAGTGGTGCGCGACGCCCTCGCGGTCTGCGAAACCCCGATCAACCAAAGCCGCGCGCGCATTGAAATCAGCACCCCGTTTTTCGATGTGCTCGCCCACCCCGCCACCCTGCAGCGGGTGTTGGCCAACTTGATCAGCAACGCGGTAAAGTTCGTAAAGGTCCACCCGCCGATAGTGCGCATCCGCGCCGAAGATCGCCCGGGAGGATTTGTTCGCATCTGGGTGGAAGACAATGGAATCGGAATCCCTGCGGAGTTTCAGGAGCGGATTTTCAACGTCTTCAAACGGCTTCACACCACCGCGTACAGCGGTACCGGAATCGGGCTGGCCGTGGTCAAAAAAGGGGTTGAACGCATGGGCGGGCGTGTCGGCTTGATTTCCACCCCCACCCAAGGGAGCCGTTTCTGGGTAGAACTCTGCCGGGCCCAACCCGGAAACGGCGTCAACCAACCCTTGGCCAGCCTCCCATGA